From the genome of Bacteroidota bacterium:
AAAACTATGGCATGGAACACAGGTGAGCGAAGTGAAATAAAAAAGCCCTGCTTGTATCAACCAGGCAGGGCTTTTCTTTTATAGAATGATTTTAATTCTTAGTTATTCAGCATCACAGGCATTACAAGCATAAGAATATCCTCGTCTTTATTTTCAGGATTTGCCGGAACAAGGATACCTGCCCGGTTGGGGGCTGACATTTCCACAGTGACTTCATCGCATTCAAGGTTACTCAGCATATCACTCAGGAAACGCGCGTTAAACCCGATTTCCATATCTTCTCCCGCATACTGACAACTGAGTCGTTCATTTGCTTCATTCGCGAAGTCAAGATCTTCAGCACTGATATGCAGTTCGCTGCCATTGATTTTCAAACGAACCTGGTGTGTTGTTTTATTCGAAAAGATGGAAACCCTTCTCACTGAATTCAACAATGCCTGACGGCTAATGGTGAGTTTGTTTGGATTATCAACAGGAATCACTGCTTCATAATTTGGATATCTTCCATCGATCAAACGACAGATCAGCGAGTAGTTTCCAAATTCAAAAAATGCGTTACTATCGGTATAACTGATTTTGATTTTTTCTTCAGCGTCTGAAATGATATTCTTAAGAAGATTCAATGGTTTCTTGGGCACAATAAATGCGCCTTCAGATTTTGATTTTGAATCAGACCTTCTGTAACGAACAAGTTTGTGCGCGTCAGTCGCAACAAAAGTGATGTTTTCTTTACTCAATTGGCAAAATACACCTGACATTACCGGTCGTAATTCATCATTGCCTGTGGCAAATAAAGTTTTGCTTATCGCATTTTGCATCACACCTGCTGCAATCTCGAGGGATTTTCCTCCATCCATCGCGGGAACCTTTGGGAATTCTTCTCCGTCAAAACCGGTGAGTTTGTATTTCCCGAAATCAGAAACAATTTCAATTCCATGCGTCTTGTCATCAATTATGAAAGTCAAAGGTTGTTCCGGAAATGTTTTTAAAGTTTCCAGTAAGATTTTTGCGGGAACTGCAATTTTACCACCTTGTTTTCCTTCAATCAGGCTAATTTGTGTTGTCATTGTAGACTCAAGATCAGATGCGGAAATCATCAAAGTTCCTTTCTCAACAATAAATAAAAAATTGTCAAGAATAGGGAGAGGGTTGCTTGAATTCAAAACCCCGCTGATTTGTTGCAATTGCTTTAAAAGAGTCTGACTTGATACGATAAATTTCATTGTTTCTCGATAAATTTTTTCTTCATTTTTTTCTTCCCGGAAAATTAATCCCGGTCCAAATTAAATGTTGAAATTGGTTGAAAATGAGCCCGCTTTAGCTCTCCACTTTGATGCACACAAACCTAATTCATTCGATCTAAACTGCAAAGAAAAGAACAGCAGGGAAATTAGAAAATATCAACAAAAGCGAATCTTCAGATTGCTTTTTTAAAAGCTATTTTTCATTTGCTTCCTGCGATCCATGTCGAAATCTATGGAGGATCTGAAAATTCTGTCAAATGTATAGTGCTGAATTACAACCCATTCACTTTCATTTTCAAGAAATCCAATCATTCGGTCGACATCGTATTTCAAGGGATTACCCAAAGTGTCCTGACGTGTGAGGGATTTTTCACTCAGTGGCATAGGGAAAATAATCAGCGATCTGTTTTTACCCTGAACATCAGTTACTCCAATTGAACAAATCGGAGTTGTTTGTTTCAAAGAGTCGTGTTGAGCAGCGTTGAGATCACTTTCCTGACTTTCATAATACAGGTTTCTGTACAATTCCAGGTAATTGTCTACAGCAACTGAATCAACTCTGCGAATGCCGGGAGTGCTTGCATTCACCGAAACAAGAAACTTATTTCCGTTCCGTTGAAGAAACAGATTCCTTTCGGGGAATTTAGCATAATCAATTTCAATTTTTTGAATTTGATCAGGAGTGTATTTGAACAACACCGGATCTTTCCAGTCATTTAAATTGAGACAATACCGTGGAGTGAGGTAGCCATTGAAACCGGGTATCTCAGTGATAAATGGAGCACTGGAGTTCTCGAGCATCATGTATGTTCCCAATACATCCTGAGTAGATCCTCCAACATAATACACTTTGAATGGTTTGTCCTCGTTGTGAAGATAGATTTCACATTTAACTCCTGAAGTAGAAAGCGATTTTATAGTGTTGTTATATGCTGAACGAGTGACATTTTCTTTTACGTCTACTTTGTAGATCGCTGTCATCAGACTTTGCAACAAATCTTTTCTGGCGGCAAATTTCTCATTCACCAGCCAATTACCATCTTGCATTCGATCAAGTGTGATGGAATTTCCATTTCTGTCAGCAAGGAAAATTTTAGAAATCGCGGCAGTATCCTTTACAGCAAAATCCCTGAGTTCTTTTTTGAACGAACTCTTGTCATTACGAAAAAGAAAATAAACTGCCAGAATTCCCAGCAAAACTGTGAGCAGAATTAAAATTCTGTTTTTTCTCATAATACTAAAGCATAAATTTTTTAGTAAAATTATCTCGTATATTTTTTCTTACGGAGCCAGATTCTGATCAATCCATAAAGAAAAACTAAGGTAACCGGCAACAACACATTTGTCCAGCTAAGGAAGCCGGGATTTTCTGTTTTCGATGTATCCAGCAATCGCAATTTGAATTCCTTTCCTCTCAATTCCAGGATGCCTGAATCATCACAAAGGTAGTCAACACAGTTTAGTATGAAATTTTTGTTGCCGTACGTTTGTTGAGTATAACGATCATAACCCAAAGGATAAATGGTACCTTTTTTACTGACATGACTAGCCGCGATGTCGCCATCCGATACAACTATCATCTTGGTCGAGTCGCTGATTGGCTTGAATCCTATTTCTTTTGCTTCAGCAATCGCGGATGGAATCCTGTTTGTAAAATTAGAATGAAAAGTTCCTTCCAGTAATACCGCGACAGGGAGGTAGAGCTTGTTGTATTCCAGTTGATCCGGTTGGTCACGGAGGATATTCAAACTCACCCTGGCAGGAGGAAACTGTACTTTGGAATATTTGGATGTCGTGAGTAAAATGGTTTTTCGGTTATTTTCAGCTTCTACAGTATCTACCGTACTCATAAATTCACCTTTGATCGCGTTCAGATTGTTTACAATCGGATGCTTGCTGATCGGGTTAAGGAGTGGAAAATAAAACCATGGAAACAGATCCTGCTTGGGCTGATTGCCAACCATGCCTGTTACAACGGGAATGGGAGCCGCCTGCAAATCCATGACAAGATTCGGATTTACACGAACACCGTAGTGAAAGAGCTGGTCATCCAGATTCAGATCATTGGCAATGGCAATATTGGTGCTGGTTTCAACAAGGCTGTCCATATTGATCTCCATACGGTCAATCAGCCACAACACACGGCCACCATGCATGATGAACTGATCAATGATAAATTTATCCTTCTCAGTAAAAGCGAGCATTGGTTTTGCAATGATCAGGGCTTTGTAGTGTTTCAGTGCATCCAGTCGGCCATCGATTGTAACAGTATCAATCGAATAATATTCACTAAGACTTTTGGCGATATCGGTGATCTGTTTTGTATTCAGTTCATCGTGGCCCTGCAGAAAAGCGACGCCCTGTGCGACATCATTGGTCAGCCTTCGAATAGTCGAAGTGATTTCATATTCCAGACCTTCAATCGAATTGTTCAACATTACCTCGGGTTCGGTTCCGATTTTACTCTTGAGTAATTGAAGAGGAACAGATCGTGATTTGTAGGAAACAATGGCACCCGGGAAAACCAGACGCTGGGAACGACTGTCTTTGTCTCTTTCTTCAAGGTTGGTAGGAGTGAGCCCCTTTTCAGAAAGTTGTTTGTACAACTGAACCCGTTCCTTTTCATCCGGATTCGAAGACGGATCGATAAACTCGTATTGGATATTTTCACCTGAGTAAATCCGGTATTCATCCAGTAATTCCTGGGTACTGTTTCGCAGTCGTTTGAATCCAGGAGGTAGATCACCATCAAGATATATTTTAAAGAGCACTATATCTTTCAGATTTCCTGCGATCTTTTTTGAAGAAGACGAAAGTGAATATCTATTTTCAGATGTAAGATCGAAACGCGTGAACAACGAGCCTGCAACGATATTTGCAAATACAAGAATCAACAGCAATAAGAAAAGCTGTAGCAGACTTTGTTTTTTCAGGTTCCTGGAGGCCATGTGGATCGGTTAGAGAAAGAGGATTACCATTTTCTTTTTTCAAGGATAAATTTTGCAAGCAGGAGAAAAAAAACAGTCAGCGAAATGAAATAAACAAGATCCCTGGTATCAATAACACCCCGGCTCATGGAAGCATAATGACGGGAAATTCCGAAATAACTGAAAATGTTGCCGGCAAATGTGGAAGTGGTGAGCGAGGAAAGAAAATCAAATCCTGAATAAAAGAAAAAGCACAACAGCATTGAAAGGATAAATGCAATGATCTGGTTATTGGTAAGGGCGGATGCGAAAATCCCGATCGAAGCGAAGCCGCTGCATAAAAACAGAAGTCCAAGATACGATCCGGCAATCCCCGCAGTGTCTATATTTCCCGCAGGGGATGCGATTTTGTAAACAGTAATGTAATAAACGATAGTAGGGAGTACTGAAAATAAAATCAGCATTACCGCAGCAGCATATTTCGCGAAGACAATTTGAAAATCTGTCAAAGGTCGGGTGAGCAGAAGTTCGATCGTTCCTGTTTTATTTTCTTCGGCAAACATCCGCATGGTGATTGCCGGGATCAGGAAGAGGAAAAGCCATGGAGCAAGAATGAACAAAGGATCCAGGTTCGCGTACCCGTTTTCGACAAGGTTAAATTCCGTACCAGGAAATACCCAAAGGAACAGACCAATACTCAATAAAAAAACAAGGATGACAACATATCCTATCAGGGAATTGAGGAAGCTGTCGATTTCTTTTTTTAACAGTGCGAACACAGGACTAAATTAGCCCCCAAAAGTAGTTTTTTTTGATGTATACACGTCAATAATATTTTTACAGAGAAACAGCAATTGGCATCCGCGAATTATAATTTGACAAGTCGGGCAGCATACACCATTTCACCACATTTAGCATGGATAAGATAAATTCCGGAACTGAGGTCATGCACATTCAATTCACCGCTATTGGATTTTGTCTCAACGTGCTTTGCTGGAATACGGGATCCTAACAGCGTATAAACATCAATTGAAACCAATTCCTTGTCAGGATTGGAAAAGTTTAAAAAGACAGATTCACTCGCCGGGTTTGGGTACAATAATAATGTCTCCTGATTCATGGAATTATCAGCATCCGTATCATTAACAGAACGAAGCTCTACTGCTTCAATCGACTGGCAACCGAATTCATCGGTGACAAGAATGGAATAGGTCCCCGGGTGATTGGTTTCCAGGAACTCATCCATGGAGTTATCAGACCATAAATAGCTGCTAAAGCCTGCGCCTGCATCCAGGACAATCGTTTCGTTATTCCCTATGATTTTGTCGTTACCCAGATCAAGAGTCGGCAGGCGATGCTTGAACCCTATCGATACAGTCTGCGTGAAGGAGCAACCATATTCGTCAACGATGATTGCTTCATAATTGCCATGAGCCAAACCGGTAGCACTCAGTTCATGTCCGCCTTCCGGTTTCCATTCAACTGTTACATGGCTTCCGGTGGACTTCAGGTTTAGCTGAACAGACCCATCATGTGAATCTTCGCAACTTGCCGGGTTTACGCTTGCTATTTCTACTTCCGGACCATTGCCACCTATTTTTATCTGAGAGGAACTCCTGCAACCGTTTGCATCTTCAATATTAACCGTATACCAGCCGGAATTTAATCCTTCAATTTGTGCTTCATCAGCGTTTCCCGGAAGCCACGAATAGTGGTAAGGCATGGTTCCGCCTGAAACAAGCGCACGTGCGGTTCCGGTACCTGAATGACAATCAGAAGGAGTAGAGCTTGTTGCAATCTCCAATTTTTGTGGTTCGTCAATGAAAAAGGAGGCATTTGTACTGCAGCCGGATTCGTCACTCACCACTACCGAATAATAACCTCCTGCCAGTCCTTTTACTGCGGGTAGATTTTCATCTGTATGAGACCAGAAATACTGGAGGTTTTCTTCTCCATTCAGGTTTATAATAGTTGCAGAACCATCCATTTTGCCCCAACAGCTCACTGGGGTTGTTTGCAAGGAAATACTTGGGGTAGTTACGAAAATGCTGTAAATCTGATCCTTTCTATTGCTGAGAAGGCCATTCTCATCATAGGTACTCACGGTAAAATTATACGGTTCGGTCCTGGCGTCAGATGCCGCAGGAGTCCAGCAAAAATGACCTACCGGAGCAGATTTTCCTTCAACATTAAAACTCGCCCCGGGAATGGCTGCGTCCCATGACATTACTACTGACTGGTTGTCAAAAACCAAATCTGTGAAAACATCAAAGCACAAAGCGGCACCAGGACATACTCTGGTATTGAAATCCTCAGTACCGTCAATTCCACTTACAATCAGATGGCTGACAGCCGGATCAACTGTTACTTCTTTTCTGTTGCCGGACGCGAAGCTCTGCTGGAGGAGTGTTGTAAGTGTAAATAAAATGCTAAATATCAGCACTTTATTAGATTTTACATCACGCTTTGCTTTGATTTGTTTTTGGATCATAAATCAGGGTTAAATGAACAAAGGCAAAATAACCCTGGTTCATGCCCGGATCAATAATCTTCTGTTTACACCTGGAAATAGATAGTAAATGGAGGTTTTTTTAAGGTAAAAAGCTCTTCAGTGGCAATTTTAAAACCTTTGAAATTGAATGAAAAAGGTTGTTTTTGAAAATCAGGCATAAAAAAAAGGTCGTCTGATGAGGACGACCTTTTTAATAAAACTTTCTTGGAATTATTCTTTTATAAGACGTGTAGTTGTTACCTGATCTGCATATTCAACTTTTACCATATATACACCGGCAGGCAATTCATGAATGTCGATGGTTTTGTTAAAGTTGTAATCAGCAGTTTCTTTAGACATGAACACCTTATTTCCAATGATATCAGAGATTGTTACGGTAACATCAGTGTTTCTGATTTTAGCGATTCCGATAACCACATTTCCGTGAGCCGGATTTGGAGAAAGGGTGAATGATTGGGTGTTATTCGCGTGGTGAATAACCGGACGCTGAGTCTGACAGCTGATGAATGTAACATTCACTGCATCAAAATTCTCACAACCGGCAGCATTTGTCACCAGAACAGAATAGATACCGTCAGCGCTTACATCCAGAGTTTGGCCAGTACTATTGTCAGACCAGAGGTAGCTTGCATAACCTGCACCTGCATCCAGAGTGATTGTTGTGCCGATACATCCAACTGTATCCGGACCAAGTTCAACTGCAGGAGAAGCATTAATGTAACCGATAGTTACAGATGCATAAGCACTACAACCTGTGTAATCTGTAACACGTACAGTATACGTTCCCGGAGAAAGGTTGCTCACGCAATCAGTGGTGTCACCGTTAGGCATCCAGTCATAAGTGTATGGAGCGATTCCGCCTGAGCCAACTACACAAGCAGTTCCATCTTCACCGTTCTGACAAGTAGCGTCAGTAGCACCGGTAATTGAAGCTGTAATACCTGAAGAGTTGTTAACGATTGAGGTCAGGTTGATGATACAACCGGTTTGGTTATCTGTTACAACAACATCATAAGCACCTGCAGTCAGGTTGCTTGCACTTGAAGTTGAGCTAACGTTAGGAGTCCAAGCGAAGTTGAAATCGCCACTACCACCGGTTACCACAACGGTAACTGAACCATCGTTTGCAACACAAGTAGCAGGAGTAGAAGAAATAGTCGCAGAAACTGGAAGTCCACCGAGTACGTCAACAGAACCACCGGCATGACAACCGTTTGCATCAGTAACAACTACTGAATAGTTTCCGGTAGTAAGTGCTGTTGCAGTAGCAGTTGTTTGTGCATTCGCGTCATTCCAGAGGTAAGAATAAGCACCTGTACCACCAGCAGCGGCAACACTTGCTTCACCAAAAAGACTTCCGCAACCTGCGTCAACACTGGAAAGAGTCAGGCTGATAGGCGCCGGTTCAGCAATAGTGAAATATTCAGTTCCAACACAACCATTGGCATCGGTAATATTCACTGAATAATTACCTGCGCTAAGGTGAGAGATCGAAGGAGTAAACAATTCACCGGAAGGTGTTGTCCAGACATAGCTGAGAGGAAGATTTCCGGTAGCAGTTCCGGATGCTGATCCGTTATGATCGCCATGACATGCAACAGAAGGTGTAGATGTTACAGCCACTGACATATTGGAAACAGTGATTGAGTAAGAGTAAGTTTGAACACCATTTGAAGGACATGCATTGTCACGAACAGTCACAGTGAATGTGTAAGGTTGCGGACGTGCATCAGCAGGGGTTGGTGCCCAGCAGAAATGACCAACAGGACGAGGGCCTGCTGTAGTAGTGAATGTAGCTCCGGCAATTGCCTGATTCCAGGTCATTGTTAATGTATCGTTCGGATCAGTATCAGCAGAGATTACATCGAAACAAAGTTGACCACCGATACATGATGTAGTAGTAAAATCTGTTGTACCGTTGATACCTGTTGCTGAAGGAAGAGTGTTGTTACACTGAACAGTATAAATCTGCATATCACGCATTACGCTTCCGATCAGTACGCCATTTCTCCATTCCTGAACCAAAATCGCGATGACACCGATTTCAGATTGTGTAGGATGCATAGCGATATCACCGGTCTGCTGGTTGATACTTACTGCAGGAATTGAAGTGATAGGGTTAGCAATGGTGTAAGTAGGGTTGTAAGCCAGTGGATCGTTCGGACCATTCCTTGGAGGAATGAAGAAATAAACGAGTGAATCACCATCAGCATCAATCACACCATGGTTGTAGAAATTGTTCTGACCGATACATTCGAAAGCGATCGGAACGTTTGAGAAAGTTGGTGAGTTGTTATCGAAAATGGTGTTGTTAAGGTACGCTTCGATATACAGGTTATCACCGCTTGCATTTGCAATTGTAGTGATGGCCTGGTTACGGCAGCAGTCTGAAACACTAAACACCCAATCCGGACACTGAGCAGGAACTGTAACGATAGTCTGGTACTGCCATTCCTGAATACCAGGAGCTGTACCACCGTTACAAGTTGTCAATGTACCATCACAGGTATAGGTAATTTCCTGACCTGTTCCCGGCACCGCATCCAGTGTGAAGAACTGAGAAAAGTTGTTACATGTTGCAGAGCTCAATGTAAGAGACTCAGTTGTTGGTGCAGGAATACCAAAACAGTCACGGTAAAGTGTGAATGTTACGAGATATTGGCCATTGCCAATGTACTCGTACGTCAGATCGGCTCCTGCCATGTGACTCGCAAACGTGTCGTTTGCGGTGAACACCGTGGCAACTAGAAACAACAGAGCTATCCTTAATCGCAGAACCCTGTTAATGCAAGCTGTGTAGATTGTTTTCATCATCGTTGTTATTGGGTTGGTTTGTTTTGCTTATTTGAATATT
Proteins encoded in this window:
- the dnaN gene encoding DNA polymerase III subunit beta; translation: MKFIVSSQTLLKQLQQISGVLNSSNPLPILDNFLFIVEKGTLMISASDLESTMTTQISLIEGKQGGKIAVPAKILLETLKTFPEQPLTFIIDDKTHGIEIVSDFGKYKLTGFDGEEFPKVPAMDGGKSLEIAAGVMQNAISKTLFATGNDELRPVMSGVFCQLSKENITFVATDAHKLVRYRRSDSKSKSEGAFIVPKKPLNLLKNIISDAEEKIKISYTDSNAFFEFGNYSLICRLIDGRYPNYEAVIPVDNPNKLTISRQALLNSVRRVSIFSNKTTHQVRLKINGSELHISAEDLDFANEANERLSCQYAGEDMEIGFNARFLSDMLSNLECDEVTVEMSAPNRAGILVPANPENKDEDILMLVMPVMLNN
- a CDS encoding DUF4340 domain-containing protein, with translation MRKNRILILLTVLLGILAVYFLFRNDKSSFKKELRDFAVKDTAAISKIFLADRNGNSITLDRMQDGNWLVNEKFAARKDLLQSLMTAIYKVDVKENVTRSAYNNTIKSLSTSGVKCEIYLHNEDKPFKVYYVGGSTQDVLGTYMMLENSSAPFITEIPGFNGYLTPRYCLNLNDWKDPVLFKYTPDQIQKIEIDYAKFPERNLFLQRNGNKFLVSVNASTPGIRRVDSVAVDNYLELYRNLYYESQESDLNAAQHDSLKQTTPICSIGVTDVQGKNRSLIIFPMPLSEKSLTRQDTLGNPLKYDVDRMIGFLENESEWVVIQHYTFDRIFRSSIDFDMDRRKQMKNSF
- the gldG gene encoding gliding motility-associated ABC transporter substrate-binding protein GldG produces the protein MASRNLKKQSLLQLFLLLLILVFANIVAGSLFTRFDLTSENRYSLSSSSKKIAGNLKDIVLFKIYLDGDLPPGFKRLRNSTQELLDEYRIYSGENIQYEFIDPSSNPDEKERVQLYKQLSEKGLTPTNLEERDKDSRSQRLVFPGAIVSYKSRSVPLQLLKSKIGTEPEVMLNNSIEGLEYEITSTIRRLTNDVAQGVAFLQGHDELNTKQITDIAKSLSEYYSIDTVTIDGRLDALKHYKALIIAKPMLAFTEKDKFIIDQFIMHGGRVLWLIDRMEINMDSLVETSTNIAIANDLNLDDQLFHYGVRVNPNLVMDLQAAPIPVVTGMVGNQPKQDLFPWFYFPLLNPISKHPIVNNLNAIKGEFMSTVDTVEAENNRKTILLTTSKYSKVQFPPARVSLNILRDQPDQLEYNKLYLPVAVLLEGTFHSNFTNRIPSAIAEAKEIGFKPISDSTKMIVVSDGDIAASHVSKKGTIYPLGYDRYTQQTYGNKNFILNCVDYLCDDSGILELRGKEFKLRLLDTSKTENPGFLSWTNVLLPVTLVFLYGLIRIWLRKKKYTR
- the gldF gene encoding gliding motility-associated ABC transporter permease subunit GldF, with amino-acid sequence MFALLKKEIDSFLNSLIGYVVILVFLLSIGLFLWVFPGTEFNLVENGYANLDPLFILAPWLFLFLIPAITMRMFAEENKTGTIELLLTRPLTDFQIVFAKYAAAVMLILFSVLPTIVYYITVYKIASPAGNIDTAGIAGSYLGLLFLCSGFASIGIFASALTNNQIIAFILSMLLCFFFYSGFDFLSSLTTSTFAGNIFSYFGISRHYASMSRGVIDTRDLVYFISLTVFFLLLAKFILEKRKW
- a CDS encoding T9SS type A sorting domain-containing protein: MIQKQIKAKRDVKSNKVLIFSILFTLTTLLQQSFASGNRKEVTVDPAVSHLIVSGIDGTEDFNTRVCPGAALCFDVFTDLVFDNQSVVMSWDAAIPGASFNVEGKSAPVGHFCWTPAASDARTEPYNFTVSTYDENGLLSNRKDQIYSIFVTTPSISLQTTPVSCWGKMDGSATIINLNGEENLQYFWSHTDENLPAVKGLAGGYYSVVVSDESGCSTNASFFIDEPQKLEIATSSTPSDCHSGTGTARALVSGGTMPYHYSWLPGNADEAQIEGLNSGWYTVNIEDANGCRSSSQIKIGGNGPEVEIASVNPASCEDSHDGSVQLNLKSTGSHVTVEWKPEGGHELSATGLAHGNYEAIIVDEYGCSFTQTVSIGFKHRLPTLDLGNDKIIGNNETIVLDAGAGFSSYLWSDNSMDEFLETNHPGTYSILVTDEFGCQSIEAVELRSVNDTDADNSMNQETLLLYPNPASESVFLNFSNPDKELVSIDVYTLLGSRIPAKHVETKSNSGELNVHDLSSGIYLIHAKCGEMVYAARLVKL
- a CDS encoding T9SS type A sorting domain-containing protein, which encodes MKTIYTACINRVLRLRIALLFLVATVFTANDTFASHMAGADLTYEYIGNGQYLVTFTLYRDCFGIPAPTTESLTLSSATCNNFSQFFTLDAVPGTGQEITYTCDGTLTTCNGGTAPGIQEWQYQTIVTVPAQCPDWVFSVSDCCRNQAITTIANASGDNLYIEAYLNNTIFDNNSPTFSNVPIAFECIGQNNFYNHGVIDADGDSLVYFFIPPRNGPNDPLAYNPTYTIANPITSIPAVSINQQTGDIAMHPTQSEIGVIAILVQEWRNGVLIGSVMRDMQIYTVQCNNTLPSATGINGTTDFTTTSCIGGQLCFDVISADTDPNDTLTMTWNQAIAGATFTTTAGPRPVGHFCWAPTPADARPQPYTFTVTVRDNACPSNGVQTYSYSITVSNMSVAVTSTPSVACHGDHNGSASGTATGNLPLSYVWTTPSGELFTPSISHLSAGNYSVNITDANGCVGTEYFTIAEPAPISLTLSSVDAGCGSLFGEASVAAAGGTGAYSYLWNDANAQTTATATALTTGNYSVVVTDANGCHAGGSVDVLGGLPVSATISSTPATCVANDGSVTVVVTGGSGDFNFAWTPNVSSTSSASNLTAGAYDVVVTDNQTGCIINLTSIVNNSSGITASITGATDATCQNGEDGTACVVGSGGIAPYTYDWMPNGDTTDCVSNLSPGTYTVRVTDYTGCSAYASVTIGYINASPAVELGPDTVGCIGTTITLDAGAGYASYLWSDNSTGQTLDVSADGIYSVLVTNAAGCENFDAVNVTFISCQTQRPVIHHANNTQSFTLSPNPAHGNVVIGIAKIRNTDVTVTISDIIGNKVFMSKETADYNFNKTIDIHELPAGVYMVKVEYADQVTTTRLIKE